The genomic segment TGTTACGACTGCCATTACTTACTCCTGTTGCCGGTATTAATAATAATGTAGGGGCGACCGTAGTCGCCCCTACGGTATGATAGGGTGAGAAGAATTATCCGTAAGGGGAATTCTTCGAGAGAATTGCAAAGCAATTCTTTTCGGGCCGTGCCCGATATCACCATTAAATTGGTTTATTTGCCGAGCACCGCTTTGATAAACCCTTGAATGTCTCCGGCCTCCTGCGGGCCGACCAGCACTTTCCAACCGGGCAGGTTCTCTTCCAGCTCTCCGCTGATCTGAGAGACATAACCGGGAATGACGATCCTGCGCGTGTCAACCAAGTCTTCCAAACCGTTTTCTTTGGCGAATTTGGCGATGATCGTTCCGGAGAATTTCCCCGCCGCCCATGCCGTCAGCACGCTCATGCCTTCGCATTCCGGTACTACGAGATACGCGCTGATGCCGCTGTTTTCGATCTCGCCGGACACAAGGAAGTAGGTCAGCGAGAAGTTCGTCGTCACAAACACCTCGGAATTCCGGTTCGGTTCGCCGATGGCGTAGATCTTCGGTTCCACCTGAATCGGCTTCTGCGGGTCGGTGTAGATATTCTGCCGCAGGGTCATCAGCAGCGCCATCTGGGCTTTGCTGAAGGTCGGAAGCACGATGATGCCGCCGTATTTGTCCGTCTCGGTCACGGCCTGCCTCGCGGAAGCGAACAGGTCATCCGTCTCGATGAACTTCAGACCCGCATATCCGAGCGCCTTGACTTTATCCTTGATGGCCGCCCGGCGGGCAATGGTGTTCGTCTGATACTGTTCCGCAAGCGAATCGGTTTTATACTGGATCAACAGTTCGTTAAAGCTCTTGCCTTTCAGATAAGCCGTCACTTGCGCGGCTTCATCCACGCTGCCTGCCGCAACCGCAAGATTAAACGTGTTTTCTTTGGCAATCGCCGTCATATCGTCGGCATTCTGCATATTGACGCCGCAGATGACGCCGTGTGTGCCTTTGAGCGCCGCTGCCGCAGCACCGGCGGCTTCAGTGGTACTTGCGCGGATGATGACCGGCAATCCGGTCGCTTCGCCCGCCGTTTTTGCGAAAGCCGCGTAAGCCTGCTCATCGCTGCCTTTTTGGGTCACGGCGACGCAGCCGATCGTCAGAACTTCGCCGACGCGCTCAAGTTTATATTTTTTAATTTCAGCGAAAATCTCAGCCGCATCAGCCGAACCCTCATCTACGTTGACCGCGAGCAGCGGCTGATGGACAAAGGTCTTTTCATGCCGGTACAAAACCGTCTCTTCGCCCAGCTTCGCGGTTCCCACCGTCACGGATTTGACAGGCGGTTCGCTGTCCGCGCCGAGGACGTTTTTTGCCTCTTCGGACGCGTACGGGCATTCGGAAAGATTCGCTTTTTTCGCGGCAAGCTTCATCGCAAACGCCAGACAGGTGTTGGAGCCGCACTCCTTGCAGTTGGTCTTGGGCAGAAGCTTTTGTATCTCTAATCCATTGAGTGCCATTTAATTACCTCCTGAGAAACTTGTTTCTCTGCCGTCCAGCAGTTCGCTGATGGCCTTTTTGACCTCACGCACCGCTTCGGGATGATACATGATGAGGACGTCCGCACCGGCGTACAGCAGGCTCAATGAAGTGGACATTTCCCACATCACTGCGCGGTCGGAGAGGCTGCCCCACATCGGGAAGTTCTCCTCGGGCGCTTTGCATTCCTTGAGTTTTGTGCACTCATATCCCGGTGATACGATCAGCGGGCTGCAGAGCATCTTATCGCCGCCGAGTCCGGACTGACGGATGCGCTCCATGACCGAATAGGAATATTCAATGCCGTAGCCGATGGCCGATGTCATCGGGTCGACGACGATCCGGTCGGGTTTCATATCCATGTTGGTCAGCAGAATGTTCAGCTGTTTGGAGATATTGACGTCGATCGGCGACTGCGAGACCAGCGTGTGCCCGTACGCGATGGCGGCACCGGCGATGGTGCGGTAATTGTCCTGCTCCACCCAGTTCAAGAGCAGGTTCTCGCCCTCACAGGCCTGCGCAATGGCTTTCATGACCTCGTTGTTCTTTTCATAATGGTTATGTCCGGTGATGATCAGCGGCACGCCGACCGATTTCAGCACCGACTGCACCAACTCGACCGCTTCCTGAGCGGATTTGTTGCCGCGCTCCGGATGAGTTCCGTCGAGCCGCACACTGATCAGATCCGCGCCGTATTTTTCGACACAAAGTTTGGCCATCGCCGCGGGGTCGTGCAGTACGTCTTTGAAAATCTCGCGCAGCGCCTCAGGGTATTTCGCGCTGACGGTATCGAACACTTCCATCGCGACGAGCGGGCGATTCGGCATCTCTCCCTCCCACAGATGGAAGGGCATGCAGGTCTCGCCGCCGATGGTATAGGTCTTGGTGCGTGTGCCGCCCTCGGCCTTGGTGTTGCCGAGTTTGACGGTATGAATCGGAAGCTCGCATTTTTCCTTGCGTACCGCGAGCGATTTGATCTCAGAAATCCGCTGTGCGGCGCTCACTTTGGGCGCGGCGGCTTCCGCAGGTTTCGGCGCTTCTTGTTGAATCACCGGAATAGCGGCAGCTTTGCCTAAGAATTTTTCCGCCAGCACGTCGATGATGCTCGAAACGACGTCCTTGGTCACCGAAGCCCGCACCTCATCGGCGAGCTGCGCTTTGATGGCTTCGATGTCAACTTGCGCAACAGCCGCGGCTGTCACAGCCGGAGTCGGTTTTTCGGCGCTCTTGTTTTCTGCCGCGCCGGGGGTTTCCGCCGCGGGGGCTGCCGCTTGTTCTGTCGGTGCAGCAGTCGCTTCGGCCTCTTCCGAGGATTCCAAATAAATCCGCATGTCTTCCATAGAAAGCGCGGGGTGCTTAACTTTTTCCATATAAGCCCGGACTTCTTCGGCATTGGTCGCAACGGTCTCGTCGGCGATCATGTCATACAGCTCGGGCATTCCGATTTCGGTAAAACGCTGCATGAGGTCGTTCTTTAACAATTCTTTCAGTTCTTTCGGCATCCAGACCAGACGTTTGAAACCGCCTTCCGCCGCGATGAACTTCTTGGAAGTCAAAAACATCTTGCCGCAGCCGATAAAGCCGGGTGTCTGCTGTCCGCCGCCGACGCTGCCCGCCAAAGTTGAGAAGGTCATACCGACGGGGGTATCGCCCGGGAACTCGCGGTTGACGACCATCAACCCGTTGCATTCGGGCACGAACGCGACGATCGCTTCAAAGCAGCCGCAGCTCGTCATTGGGTGATCCATCAGGGAATAGGCGCAGAATGAATCAACAGTTTTGTGGCTGTTGGTATAGACAAATTCGTTGATGCCCTTCCAGACGCCCTTGCGCGCGTCCAGGCATTCGCCCTTTTTGAGCGGTTGGTTGGGGCCGGTCTCATCGATCTCATAAGCCGCTTTGCCGTCCAGCCAGTTGTATGCGCCGCAGAGCCCGAGACGTTCGGGTGTGATGACGCAGACATGGTTCGGGGCGAACGACTGACAGAGTAAGCAGGAATAGAACGTATCGACCGATTCATCCGTCATCGCTTCGAGACGGCGGTTACGCTCGTCATAGACTTTGCGTGCGATCTTGAGGCGTTTTTCCACTTCCGCCTGGTCGGTGATCAACGTCACTTTTACTTTATCGACAATCGCCGGATAATCCGCCAAGAATCTTGCGTGGAGGATGTCGCCGTAATGCCGCAAGCGGAGGCCCTTGGCGTAACCGTCTTTGGAAACTCTCGTCCAGACAATATCGCGCTGGCCCATATGCCAGATGCCTTCCGCGCCGTTCACCAGATGGTGAATCTGACGTTCCAGAATCGGCTCAAAATCGGTCTGCATCTTTCTGCCGGCCACTTCGACCCAGATCGCAAGCGGTAAAATCGTCCCGGGCTCGACCGAGTCGAGATCGGGTCCGATCACCTGAATGTCATTATCGTTGATTTGGTCGGTCTCCACGCTGGTGACAAACTCAAAGCAGGGAGACTTGTTGCCGCCGAATTCCGCGTGCACATTCCCTTTGCGGATCCGCTCGCCCTCGAATGCGGGACCGTACGGAACCGGAACGGGCACGTCGACGACTTTGATCTTGCAGCCGCGCACTTCGAGCGCTTTGGTGACCATCTGGTCATACGGGACATTCGAGACAACATGCTCGTAGGTGCAGATGCCCGTCGGTAAAATCTCGGGGATGTCGGTGTCGGCGATGACAGGGAAGCCGTAGTTGAGCGCGCCGGCCGCAGCCGCGTATTTATCCGGAGTGACTTCGCCGAACGCGAGTA from the Oscillospiraceae bacterium genome contains:
- the acsB gene encoding acetyl-CoA decarbonylase/synthase complex subunit alpha/beta: MSKLICTNAIDGAVEWVVKAEMMVQKAIAEKGENCPVTFPDTNYYLPVIYSFTGKKMQTLSDLREILKEARELLPARPADNVWLPYLGNTLDAGVATLFACEVIEACKYIIGPNPVNGIWLGAASDVIMRERGIEFVDGTAPGFAAITGAAPDNATAVRIAKELQQKNLYVFMAGSTNGKQFAEQLAEEGVQLGWETRLVPFGSDVSALIYALGFANRAALSFGGVKPGDFAANLKYNKNRIFAFVLAFGEVTPDKYAAAAGALNYGFPVIADTDIPEILPTGICTYEHVVSNVPYDQMVTKALEVRGCKIKVVDVPVPVPYGPAFEGERIRKGNVHAEFGGNKSPCFEFVTSVETDQINDNDIQVIGPDLDSVEPGTILPLAIWVEVAGRKMQTDFEPILERQIHHLVNGAEGIWHMGQRDIVWTRVSKDGYAKGLRLRHYGDILHARFLADYPAIVDKVKVTLITDQAEVEKRLKIARKVYDERNRRLEAMTDESVDTFYSCLLCQSFAPNHVCVITPERLGLCGAYNWLDGKAAYEIDETGPNQPLKKGECLDARKGVWKGINEFVYTNSHKTVDSFCAYSLMDHPMTSCGCFEAIVAFVPECNGLMVVNREFPGDTPVGMTFSTLAGSVGGGQQTPGFIGCGKMFLTSKKFIAAEGGFKRLVWMPKELKELLKNDLMQRFTEIGMPELYDMIADETVATNAEEVRAYMEKVKHPALSMEDMRIYLESSEEAEATAAPTEQAAAPAAETPGAAENKSAEKPTPAVTAAAVAQVDIEAIKAQLADEVRASVTKDVVSSIIDVLAEKFLGKAAAIPVIQQEAPKPAEAAAPKVSAAQRISEIKSLAVRKEKCELPIHTVKLGNTKAEGGTRTKTYTIGGETCMPFHLWEGEMPNRPLVAMEVFDTVSAKYPEALREIFKDVLHDPAAMAKLCVEKYGADLISVRLDGTHPERGNKSAQEAVELVQSVLKSVGVPLIITGHNHYEKNNEVMKAIAQACEGENLLLNWVEQDNYRTIAGAAIAYGHTLVSQSPIDVNISKQLNILLTNMDMKPDRIVVDPMTSAIGYGIEYSYSVMERIRQSGLGGDKMLCSPLIVSPGYECTKLKECKAPEENFPMWGSLSDRAVMWEMSTSLSLLYAGADVLIMYHPEAVREVKKAISELLDGRETSFSGGN
- the acsC gene encoding acetyl-CoA decarbonylase/synthase complex subunit gamma, with amino-acid sequence MALNGLEIQKLLPKTNCKECGSNTCLAFAMKLAAKKANLSECPYASEEAKNVLGADSEPPVKSVTVGTAKLGEETVLYRHEKTFVHQPLLAVNVDEGSADAAEIFAEIKKYKLERVGEVLTIGCVAVTQKGSDEQAYAAFAKTAGEATGLPVIIRASTTEAAGAAAAALKGTHGVICGVNMQNADDMTAIAKENTFNLAVAAGSVDEAAQVTAYLKGKSFNELLIQYKTDSLAEQYQTNTIARRAAIKDKVKALGYAGLKFIETDDLFASARQAVTETDKYGGIIVLPTFSKAQMALLMTLRQNIYTDPQKPIQVEPKIYAIGEPNRNSEVFVTTNFSLTYFLVSGEIENSGISAYLVVPECEGMSVLTAWAAGKFSGTIIAKFAKENGLEDLVDTRRIVIPGYVSQISGELEENLPGWKVLVGPQEAGDIQGFIKAVLGK